In Mesorhizobium sp. 113-3-3, a genomic segment contains:
- a CDS encoding homospermidine synthase, whose product MANENWPVYGEITGPVVMIGFGSIGRGTLPLIERHFKFDKSRMTVLDPRDTDRKLLDERGIAFVQEAVTEKNYKKLLTPLLTNGGGQGFCVNLSVDTGSVDLMRLCRKLGVLYIDTVVEPWLGFYFDAKADNASRTNYALREAMIQEKQDKPGGATAVSTCGANPGMVSWFVKQALVNLATDLGLEFSEPAQEDREGWAKLMKKAGVKGIHIAERDTQRSKKPKPMEVFWNTWSVEGFISEGLQPAELGWGTHEKWMPKNGKKHKHGSKAAIYLEQPGANTRVRSWCPTPGAQYGLLVTHNEAISIADFFTVRSKKGKVQYRPTCHYAYHPSNDAILSLDEMFGAAGKPQPVHHVLDENELVDGVDELGVLLYGHDKNAYWYGSQLSLAEARKLAPYQNATGMQVTSAVLAGMVWALENPDAGIVEADEMDYKRCLEVQSPYLGPVKGYYTDWTPLDRRPGLFPEDLDRSDPWQFRNILVR is encoded by the coding sequence ATGGCGAATGAAAACTGGCCTGTTTACGGTGAGATCACCGGCCCTGTGGTGATGATCGGCTTCGGCTCGATCGGACGGGGAACGCTGCCGCTCATCGAACGCCATTTCAAGTTCGACAAGTCGCGCATGACGGTCCTCGACCCACGCGATACCGACCGCAAGCTGCTCGACGAGCGCGGCATCGCCTTCGTCCAGGAAGCGGTGACCGAGAAGAACTACAAGAAGCTTCTGACGCCGCTTTTGACCAATGGCGGCGGCCAGGGCTTTTGCGTCAACCTGTCGGTCGATACCGGCTCGGTCGACCTGATGCGGCTCTGCCGCAAGCTCGGCGTGCTCTACATCGACACCGTCGTCGAGCCGTGGCTCGGCTTCTATTTCGACGCCAAGGCCGACAACGCCAGCCGCACCAACTATGCGCTGCGCGAGGCGATGATCCAGGAAAAGCAGGACAAGCCCGGCGGCGCCACCGCCGTCTCCACCTGCGGCGCCAATCCCGGCATGGTCTCGTGGTTCGTCAAGCAGGCGCTGGTCAACCTCGCCACTGATCTTGGCCTCGAGTTCTCGGAGCCGGCGCAGGAAGACCGCGAGGGCTGGGCCAAGCTGATGAAGAAGGCCGGCGTCAAGGGTATCCACATCGCCGAGCGCGACACCCAGCGCAGCAAGAAGCCGAAGCCGATGGAGGTGTTCTGGAACACCTGGTCGGTCGAGGGCTTCATTTCCGAGGGATTGCAGCCGGCCGAGCTCGGCTGGGGCACGCATGAAAAGTGGATGCCGAAGAACGGCAAGAAGCACAAGCACGGCTCCAAGGCCGCGATCTATCTCGAGCAGCCCGGCGCCAACACGCGCGTGCGCTCGTGGTGCCCGACGCCGGGCGCGCAATACGGCCTGCTGGTGACGCACAACGAGGCGATCTCGATCGCCGATTTCTTCACCGTTCGCTCCAAGAAGGGCAAGGTCCAGTACCGGCCGACCTGCCACTATGCCTACCATCCCTCAAACGATGCGATACTGTCGCTGGACGAGATGTTCGGCGCCGCCGGCAAGCCCCAGCCGGTGCACCACGTGCTCGACGAGAACGAACTGGTCGACGGTGTCGACGAGCTCGGCGTCCTGCTCTACGGTCACGACAAGAATGCCTACTGGTATGGCTCGCAGCTGTCGCTCGCCGAGGCGCGCAAGCTGGCGCCCTATCAGAACGCCACCGGCATGCAGGTTACCTCTGCGGTTCTGGCCGGCATGGTCTGGGCGCTCGAAAATCCGGATGCCGGCATCGTCGAGGCCGACGAGATGGACTACAAGCGCTGCCTCGAGGTGCAATCGCCCTATCTCGGACCGGTCAAAGGCTATTACACCGACTGGACGCCGCTCGACAGACGCCCGGGCCTGTTCCCGGAAGACCTCGACCGCAGCGATCCGTGGCAATTCCGCAACATCCTCGTCCGATAG
- a CDS encoding heme-dependent oxidative N-demethylase family protein, translating into MSLVEALPTHTPYDGSSKLFNIGLKPLDPANWIEVDGHLLPYLAEKRRLYAEIPERVFVEEDGTRDAQREVLDLLAAYLPERFPDTHRRADAGIEVVGAANHPALPSGLADAPLVAASLLVQEDLILMRRDDSGWRLAAGSLCFPSSWSLTEKFGKPLQQIHEPVPGFGPGTRPAELINRMFDGLQGQAVERFNWSIQADNALYHPLSNVERIDRATNRPTRFPDGDVKAHAFIRVERQTLRKLPSSRDILFTIRIHLDPLAVLARHPDRATLALSFAAQLEALDLDQLDYKGLTSDRDRLIAGLNHMASDG; encoded by the coding sequence ATGAGCTTGGTCGAAGCCCTGCCCACCCACACCCCTTATGACGGCTCATCGAAGCTGTTCAACATCGGGCTGAAGCCGCTAGACCCGGCAAACTGGATCGAGGTCGACGGCCATCTCCTGCCCTACCTCGCCGAGAAGCGCAGGCTCTATGCCGAAATCCCTGAACGGGTTTTCGTCGAGGAGGACGGCACGCGGGACGCCCAGCGGGAAGTGCTCGACTTGCTCGCCGCGTATCTGCCGGAGCGATTTCCAGACACCCATCGCCGCGCCGATGCGGGCATCGAGGTGGTGGGCGCCGCGAACCACCCTGCTTTGCCTTCCGGTCTCGCCGACGCGCCGCTGGTCGCGGCCTCGCTGCTGGTCCAGGAAGACCTGATCCTGATGCGCCGCGACGACAGCGGCTGGCGGCTCGCCGCCGGCTCGCTGTGCTTCCCCTCGTCCTGGTCGCTCACCGAAAAATTCGGCAAGCCGCTGCAGCAGATCCATGAGCCCGTGCCGGGCTTCGGTCCGGGCACGCGGCCCGCCGAATTGATCAACCGCATGTTCGACGGCCTGCAGGGCCAGGCGGTCGAGCGCTTCAACTGGTCGATCCAGGCTGACAATGCGCTTTATCATCCGCTGTCCAATGTCGAGCGCATCGACCGCGCGACCAACCGGCCGACACGCTTCCCTGATGGCGACGTCAAGGCGCACGCCTTCATCCGCGTCGAGCGGCAGACGCTGCGCAAGCTGCCGTCCTCACGCGACATCCTGTTCACCATCCGCATCCACCTCGATCCCCTCGCCGTGCTGGCACGGCATCCGGATCGGGCGACGCTCGCATTGTCCTTTGCCGCCCAGCTCGAAGCGCTCGATCTCGACCAGCTCGACTACAAGGGCCTGACATCGGACCGCGATCGGCTGATTGCCGGCCTTAACCACATGGCGAGCGACGGCTAG
- a CDS encoding YciI family protein: protein MFVVSLNYKVPLTEIDQLQAAHIEWLKACYAEGVFVASGPKKPRTGGIIIAQCPREILDARLAADPFAKAGAADYEVTEFLARMAAAGLDAFKEA from the coding sequence ATGTTCGTCGTTTCGCTGAATTACAAAGTGCCGCTGACGGAGATCGATCAATTGCAGGCGGCGCACATCGAGTGGCTGAAGGCCTGCTATGCGGAGGGCGTCTTCGTCGCCTCCGGGCCGAAGAAGCCACGGACCGGCGGTATCATCATCGCGCAATGCCCGCGCGAGATCCTCGACGCCAGGCTGGCTGCCGACCCCTTCGCCAAGGCAGGCGCCGCGGACTATGAAGTCACCGAATTCCTGGCCAGGATGGCCGCCGCCGGTCTCGACGCTTTCAAGGAAGCATGA
- a CDS encoding aminotransferase class IV family protein, giving the protein MSAQSPLRDGDTADFELIETMRWQPETGFLRFDRHLARLYGSAAELGFACDPQTIGAVLGKAVDGARNAMRTRLALARNGDATASAQPYEPLAADKVWLLRLARTRLDSGNTLLRHKTSRRQLYTHARSEYLVTQADEVLLANERGEICEGTITNVFADFGDGVLTTPRLDCGLLPGVLRAELLDEGRAQEAIYSYDDLKSAKALFVGNSLRGLIPARLV; this is encoded by the coding sequence GTGTCTGCTCAAAGCCCGCTTCGCGACGGGGACACCGCCGATTTCGAGTTGATCGAGACCATGCGCTGGCAGCCCGAGACGGGCTTCCTGCGCTTCGATCGCCACCTTGCGCGCCTCTATGGCTCGGCGGCGGAGCTTGGCTTTGCCTGCGATCCGCAGACGATAGGCGCCGTGCTGGGCAAGGCGGTCGACGGCGCCCGAAACGCCATGCGCACACGGCTCGCCTTGGCGCGCAACGGCGACGCGACGGCCTCGGCACAGCCCTACGAACCGCTCGCCGCCGACAAGGTCTGGCTGCTGCGGCTGGCGCGGACGCGGCTCGATTCCGGCAATACGCTGTTGCGCCACAAGACCAGCCGGCGCCAGCTCTACACCCATGCCCGTTCCGAATATCTCGTCACCCAGGCCGACGAGGTGCTGCTGGCCAATGAGCGCGGCGAAATCTGCGAAGGCACCATCACCAATGTCTTCGCCGATTTCGGCGACGGCGTGCTCACAACGCCCCGACTCGATTGCGGCCTGCTGCCTGGCGTATTGCGCGCCGAGCTTCTGGATGAAGGCCGAGCGCAAGAAGCAATCTACAGCTACGACGATCTGAAGTCGGCCAAGGCGCTCTTTGTCGGCAATTCGCTGCGCGGCCTGATCCCCGCAAGGCTGGTATAA
- a CDS encoding aminodeoxychorismate synthase component I → MSLPAAIFRNDESARQLVFDRPADIIVAHEARDFGHALEAAQAAHDAGKWLAGYFSYEAGYLLEPKLAPLLPGRRCAPLVCLGVFDAPVEDAVPPRNAATPNSPIFDARAAWSFEDYEKRFSRLHQHIRQGDCYQGNLTFPVHAQWSGDPLAAFDALTERQPVKYGALVALGDPIVLSRSPELFFEINAAGMIETHPMKGTAPRGTTKAEDERQKTFLRNDEKNQAENRMIVDLLRNDISLISEVGTLEVPELFRIESYPTVHQMVSDVRAKLLPGLRIRQIFAALFPCGSITGAPKIRAMEILHDLEGTPRDVYCGAIGWIAPGGTMRFSVAIRTISLFASGEAVYNVGGGIVFDSTPEEEYQECLLKARFATGTPPISS, encoded by the coding sequence ATGTCCCTGCCCGCCGCCATCTTCCGCAACGACGAAAGCGCGCGTCAGCTCGTGTTCGACCGGCCGGCCGACATCATCGTGGCGCATGAGGCCCGGGATTTCGGACACGCGCTGGAGGCCGCGCAGGCCGCGCACGACGCCGGCAAATGGTTGGCCGGCTATTTCTCCTACGAGGCCGGTTATCTGCTCGAACCGAAACTCGCTCCCTTGCTGCCGGGTCGGCGCTGCGCGCCGCTGGTCTGCCTCGGCGTCTTCGATGCCCCGGTCGAAGACGCGGTGCCGCCGCGCAATGCGGCAACCCCGAACAGCCCGATCTTCGATGCACGGGCGGCCTGGTCGTTCGAGGACTATGAAAAACGCTTCTCGCGGCTGCACCAGCATATCAGGCAGGGCGACTGCTACCAGGGCAACCTGACCTTTCCGGTGCATGCGCAATGGTCGGGCGACCCGCTTGCCGCCTTCGACGCGCTGACCGAACGCCAGCCGGTGAAGTATGGCGCGCTGGTCGCGCTGGGTGACCCGATCGTGCTGTCGCGCTCGCCCGAACTGTTCTTCGAGATCAACGCCGCCGGGATGATCGAGACGCATCCGATGAAGGGTACCGCCCCGCGTGGCACGACCAAGGCCGAGGACGAGCGGCAGAAGACCTTCCTGCGCAATGACGAGAAGAACCAGGCCGAGAACCGGATGATCGTCGACCTCCTGCGCAACGACATCTCGCTGATCAGCGAGGTCGGCACGCTGGAGGTGCCGGAACTGTTCCGCATCGAGAGCTACCCGACCGTGCACCAGATGGTGAGCGACGTCAGGGCGAAGCTGCTACCGGGCCTCAGAATCCGCCAGATCTTCGCGGCGCTCTTTCCCTGCGGCTCGATCACCGGCGCGCCGAAGATCCGCGCCATGGAGATCCTGCACGATCTGGAGGGCACGCCGCGCGACGTCTATTGCGGCGCCATTGGCTGGATCGCACCCGGCGGCACGATGCGCTTTTCCGTGGCGATCCGCACCATCTCGCTCTTTGCCAGCGGCGAGGCCGTCTACAATGTCGGCGGCGGCATCGTCTTCGATTCGACGCCTGAGGAGGAGTATCAGGAGTGTCTGCTCAAAGCCCGCTTCGCGACGGGGACACCGCCGATTTCGAGTTGA
- a CDS encoding proton-conducting membrane transporter, which translates to MGTFFYVVLAFLVGVLVGWFIWGRLRGELDSLRGDLDRTRSERDRLRADSDRLTGELNACGKTRADLERQLRDAQASTGGAKAASPAPAALMSTPAAAKSAPAAAKAAPAKPAAKAAPAKAATAKSATPKPAAAKPAASKPAASAASTTKSAAAPKPAAAKKAAPAAAKPAAAKPAAGKSDNLRRLIGIGPVNEKLLKAQGVTTFAQIAAWTAADIKRIEDVMNFDGRIARERWIEQAKLLAAGDEKEFAKQFPTAGTASNT; encoded by the coding sequence ATGGGCACTTTTTTCTACGTGGTCCTGGCGTTCCTTGTAGGCGTTTTGGTTGGCTGGTTCATCTGGGGTCGCCTGCGTGGTGAGCTCGACAGTTTGCGCGGCGACCTCGACCGCACCCGCAGCGAGCGCGACCGGTTGCGCGCCGACAGCGACCGGCTGACCGGCGAACTCAATGCATGCGGCAAGACCCGCGCCGACCTCGAGCGCCAGTTGCGCGACGCACAGGCTTCGACGGGTGGAGCAAAGGCCGCCAGTCCGGCGCCGGCCGCCCTGATGTCAACGCCGGCCGCGGCCAAATCCGCTCCTGCCGCGGCCAAGGCTGCGCCCGCCAAACCGGCCGCGAAGGCAGCGCCGGCGAAAGCCGCCACCGCCAAGTCGGCGACACCGAAGCCGGCGGCCGCCAAGCCCGCCGCGAGCAAACCCGCGGCCTCCGCCGCTTCGACAACCAAAAGCGCGGCCGCGCCCAAGCCGGCAGCCGCCAAGAAGGCCGCTCCGGCGGCAGCCAAACCAGCAGCAGCCAAGCCTGCGGCGGGCAAATCAGACAATCTGCGCCGGCTGATCGGTATCGGCCCGGTCAATGAGAAGCTGCTCAAGGCGCAAGGCGTCACCACTTTCGCCCAGATCGCCGCCTGGACCGCCGCCGACATCAAACGGATCGAGGACGTGATGAACTTCGACGGCCGCATCGCGCGCGAACGCTGGATCGAGCAAGCCAAGCTGCTCGCCGCCGGCGACGAGAAGGAGTTCGCCAAGCAGTTTCCGACAGCGGGAACCGCCAGCAACACCTGA
- a CDS encoding M3 family oligoendopeptidase, which translates to MRMMFGRRLAAPASGQGAAELGDLPEWNLADLYAGMEAPELKRDIAKAAADAIAFETRWKGTLAAEAGRGAAGKLGEALVAYEALEELIGRIVSYAGLVYAGNTADPQRAKLYGDIQEKMTDASAHLLFFALELNLIDDAAIENALNSDPAFGHYWPWVLDLRMDKPYQLEDRVEQLFHEKSITGRGAWNRLFDETMTDLRFDVDGEELTLEPALNRLQDADGEVRRRASEALAATFRKNLRTFTLITNTLAKDKEISDRWRGFEDIADSRHLANRVERGVVDALASAVREAYPRLSHRYYAMKARWLGMEVMNHWDRNAPLPETPQAVIGWDEARNTVLSAYQRFSPEMAEIARTFFDRNWIDAPVRPGKSPGAFAHPTVPSAHPYVLLNYMGKPRDVMTLAHELGHGVHQVLAAGQGALMASTPLTLAETASVFGEMLTFRSLLGQTTDRRERKAMLAQKVEDMINTVVRQIAFYEFERKVHAERRNGELTSDRLGQFWLEVQAESLGPAIKLREGYEVFWTYIPHFIHSPFYVYAYAFGDCLVNSLYAVYQNAERGFQDKYFEMLRAGGTKHHSQLLAPFGLDATDPAFWQIGLGVISGLIDELESLDG; encoded by the coding sequence ATGCGCATGATGTTTGGTCGGCGGCTTGCGGCACCGGCGTCCGGTCAGGGCGCGGCCGAGCTTGGCGATCTGCCGGAATGGAACCTTGCCGACCTCTATGCCGGCATGGAAGCCCCGGAACTGAAGCGTGACATCGCGAAAGCCGCCGCCGACGCGATCGCCTTCGAGACCCGCTGGAAGGGCACGCTCGCCGCCGAGGCCGGACGCGGCGCCGCCGGCAAACTGGGCGAGGCGCTGGTCGCCTACGAGGCGCTGGAGGAACTGATCGGCCGCATCGTCTCCTATGCCGGCCTGGTCTATGCCGGCAACACCGCCGACCCGCAGCGCGCCAAGCTCTATGGCGACATCCAGGAGAAGATGACCGACGCCAGCGCGCATCTCCTGTTCTTCGCGCTCGAGCTGAACCTGATCGATGACGCCGCGATCGAGAATGCGCTGAACAGTGATCCGGCTTTCGGCCACTACTGGCCCTGGGTGCTCGACCTCAGAATGGACAAGCCCTACCAGCTTGAGGACCGCGTCGAGCAGCTTTTCCATGAGAAGTCGATCACCGGACGCGGCGCCTGGAACCGCCTGTTCGACGAGACGATGACCGACCTTCGCTTCGACGTCGACGGCGAGGAACTGACGCTGGAGCCGGCCCTCAATCGCCTGCAGGATGCCGATGGCGAGGTGCGCCGCCGCGCCTCCGAGGCGCTGGCCGCGACCTTCCGCAAGAATTTGCGCACCTTCACCCTGATCACCAACACGCTGGCCAAGGACAAGGAAATCTCGGACCGCTGGCGCGGCTTCGAGGACATCGCCGATTCCCGCCATCTCGCCAACCGCGTCGAGCGCGGCGTGGTCGATGCGCTCGCCAGCGCGGTGCGCGAGGCCTATCCGCGCCTGTCGCATCGCTACTACGCGATGAAGGCGCGCTGGCTCGGCATGGAGGTGATGAACCACTGGGACCGCAACGCCCCGTTGCCGGAGACGCCGCAAGCGGTGATCGGCTGGGACGAGGCGAGGAACACCGTACTGTCGGCCTATCAGCGCTTCTCGCCGGAGATGGCCGAGATCGCGCGCACCTTCTTCGACCGCAACTGGATCGACGCGCCGGTGCGCCCGGGCAAGTCGCCAGGCGCCTTTGCCCATCCGACCGTGCCATCGGCCCACCCCTATGTGCTGCTCAACTACATGGGCAAGCCGCGTGACGTGATGACGCTGGCGCATGAACTCGGCCACGGCGTGCATCAGGTGCTGGCCGCCGGCCAGGGTGCGCTGATGGCCTCGACGCCGCTGACCCTGGCCGAGACGGCCTCAGTCTTCGGCGAGATGCTGACCTTCCGCTCGCTGCTCGGGCAGACCACCGACCGGCGCGAGCGCAAGGCCATGCTCGCCCAGAAGGTCGAGGACATGATCAACACGGTGGTGCGCCAGATCGCCTTCTACGAATTCGAGCGCAAGGTGCATGCCGAGCGCCGCAACGGCGAACTGACATCCGACAGGCTCGGCCAGTTCTGGCTGGAAGTGCAGGCTGAAAGCCTCGGCCCGGCGATCAAGCTGCGCGAGGGTTACGAGGTGTTCTGGACCTACATCCCGCACTTCATCCACTCGCCCTTCTACGTCTACGCCTATGCGTTCGGCGACTGCCTGGTGAACTCGCTCTACGCCGTCTACCAGAACGCCGAGCGCGGTTTTCAGGACAAGTATTTCGAAATGCTGCGCGCGGGCGGCACCAAGCATCATTCGCAGCTTCTGGCGCCCTTCGGCCTCGACGCCACCGATCCCGCCTTCTGGCAGATCGGGCTCGGCGTCATCAGCGGCCTGATCGATGAACTGGAATCCCTCGACGGCTGA
- a CDS encoding sigma-54-dependent transcriptional regulator, translating to MTGSILIVDDDPVQRRLLEAAVTRFGHTAIVVDGGAAGLDVLDGPGARDICVVILDLVMPGLDGIGVLKAMREREITVPVIVQTAQGGIETVVSAMRHGAFDFVVKPASPDRLQASIANALKVEAVEGEVKRTSRKRGGLLTFKDMITHSSAMDRVIRLGQKAAASNIPILIEGESGVGKELVARAIQGSGDRRSKPFVTVNCGAIPDNLVESILFGHERGSFTGATDKHTGKFVEAHSGTLFLDEIGDLPLDVQVKLLRAVQEGEVDPVGGRSTVKVDIRLISATHRNLLQQVKDGKFREDLFYRLNVYPIFVPPLRDRRDDIPHLVTHFMEKVAPADPRHRLQGISAAALAVLQAYDWPGNIRQLENAVFRASVLCEGDVLDVDDFPQIRAQVEGTVNLETDDAAPRLSSPPELRDEGGAAGDAAPAAEPDRPAVLQPRFGTLRALDERGNVRALADVELEMIKLAIDHYNGQMSEVARRLGIGRSTLYRKLKEYGIDPETGRVDRLAS from the coding sequence ATGACAGGTTCCATTCTCATAGTCGATGACGATCCCGTGCAGCGCCGGCTGCTCGAGGCGGCGGTGACGCGGTTCGGCCACACGGCAATCGTCGTCGACGGCGGTGCGGCCGGTCTAGACGTGCTCGATGGGCCCGGTGCCCGCGACATCTGCGTGGTCATCCTCGACCTGGTCATGCCCGGCCTCGACGGCATCGGCGTGCTGAAGGCGATGCGCGAGCGCGAGATCACCGTCCCGGTCATCGTGCAGACCGCCCAGGGCGGCATCGAAACCGTGGTGTCGGCGATGCGCCACGGCGCCTTCGATTTCGTCGTCAAGCCGGCGTCACCCGACAGGCTGCAAGCCTCGATCGCCAATGCGCTCAAGGTCGAGGCGGTCGAGGGCGAGGTCAAGCGCACGTCGCGCAAGCGCGGCGGCCTTTTGACCTTCAAGGATATGATCACCCACAGTTCGGCCATGGACAGGGTGATCCGCCTTGGCCAGAAGGCGGCGGCTTCCAACATCCCGATCCTGATCGAAGGCGAATCCGGCGTCGGCAAGGAACTGGTGGCGCGCGCCATCCAGGGCAGCGGTGACCGCCGTTCGAAGCCCTTCGTCACCGTCAATTGCGGCGCCATTCCCGACAATCTGGTCGAATCGATCCTGTTTGGCCATGAGAGGGGCTCGTTCACCGGCGCCACCGACAAGCACACCGGCAAGTTCGTCGAAGCGCATTCGGGCACGCTGTTCCTCGACGAGATCGGCGACCTGCCGCTCGATGTGCAGGTCAAGCTGTTGCGCGCCGTGCAGGAGGGCGAGGTCGATCCGGTCGGCGGACGTTCGACCGTCAAGGTCGACATCAGGCTGATCTCGGCGACGCATCGCAACCTCCTGCAGCAGGTCAAGGACGGCAAGTTCCGCGAGGATTTGTTCTACCGGCTCAATGTCTACCCGATCTTCGTGCCGCCGCTGCGCGACCGCCGCGACGACATTCCGCATCTGGTCACGCACTTCATGGAGAAGGTGGCGCCGGCCGATCCGCGCCATCGCCTGCAAGGCATTTCGGCGGCAGCGCTTGCCGTGCTGCAGGCCTATGACTGGCCCGGCAACATCAGGCAGCTCGAAAACGCCGTCTTCCGCGCCTCGGTGCTGTGTGAAGGCGACGTGCTCGATGTCGATGACTTTCCGCAGATCCGCGCTCAGGTGGAAGGCACCGTCAATCTCGAAACGGACGACGCGGCACCTCGCCTCTCATCGCCTCCGGAGCTCCGCGACGAGGGAGGGGCGGCCGGCGACGCCGCTCCAGCCGCGGAGCCGGATCGGCCGGCCGTGCTTCAGCCCAGATTCGGCACGCTGCGGGCGCTCGACGAACGCGGCAATGTGCGCGCGCTTGCCGATGTCGAACTCGAGATGATCAAGCTCGCCATCGACCACTATAACGGCCAGATGAGCGAAGTCGCGCGCCGCCTAGGCATCGGCCGCTCGACGCTTTACCGCAAGCTCAAGGAATACGGTATCGACCCGGAGACGGGCCGCGTCGACCGCCTCGCGTCCTGA
- a CDS encoding DUF882 domain-containing protein, with the protein MSVWPRWLAAVIVAFGFVAAAATGASAETRSLKLYHLHTHEKAEIVYKRNGRYVPEGLRKINIILRDWRRNEPTKMDPRLLDLVWEAYRESGATDYIQVVCGYRSPATNSMLRSRSRGVAEKSQHMLGKAMDFYIPGVPLKKLRNIGLKMQGGGVGYYPTSGSPFVHMDVGNVRHWPGISRQELVSLFPNGKTLHVPSDGRPLPGYEQALASYKARKGSGTPNIELASAGGGSGKKSGGFLSALFGGGGDDEADDSADVETASAAPAPKPRDLKPAASAKSSNLPGIAIVAPEKAQRANIPQIAEEQAPEPEKDTPETIIAALPAKEIPLPDFAPRPKVDVGAQPENVPFAMADATATTEQAVATAQAPANMPFGKADPAALAAAAAADPAQVAVNNIPLPTWRPERTLPADLAPPPSKDVLMALADTAEQGKTATDAFSVLPSARPEPAKPDAVKAVLEEANAQVGNAVEYKQVGNADEYKVASLAEEPRSAFNDPSGVDAASPRQAVAARPAGSDPAAAIGAGVKTTRKEARATARDQKPGPRAMVVAAAPQAARWALTSGDKVAAVSSATTAPGYAYNIVHTPPSEVYTAGFQTDAQAPDPSRFTGNAVKFLSVARFQTK; encoded by the coding sequence CTGAGCGTCTGGCCGAGATGGCTGGCAGCGGTGATTGTGGCTTTTGGTTTTGTTGCCGCGGCCGCCACTGGCGCCAGCGCTGAAACGCGTTCGCTGAAGCTCTATCACCTGCACACGCACGAAAAGGCCGAGATCGTCTACAAGCGCAACGGCCGCTACGTTCCCGAGGGTCTGCGCAAGATCAACATCATCCTGCGTGACTGGCGCCGCAATGAGCCGACCAAGATGGATCCGCGCCTCCTTGACCTGGTCTGGGAAGCCTATCGCGAAAGCGGCGCCACCGATTATATCCAGGTCGTGTGCGGCTATCGTTCGCCGGCGACCAATTCTATGCTGCGCAGCCGCAGCCGCGGTGTCGCCGAAAAGAGCCAGCATATGCTCGGCAAGGCGATGGATTTCTACATTCCCGGCGTGCCGCTGAAGAAGCTGCGCAACATCGGCCTGAAGATGCAGGGCGGTGGCGTCGGCTACTATCCGACCTCCGGTTCGCCGTTCGTCCATATGGATGTCGGCAATGTGCGCCACTGGCCCGGCATCAGCCGCCAGGAACTGGTCAGCCTGTTCCCCAACGGCAAGACGCTGCATGTGCCGAGCGACGGCCGGCCGCTGCCCGGCTATGAACAGGCGCTTGCCTCCTACAAGGCCCGCAAGGGTTCGGGCACGCCCAACATCGAACTGGCCAGCGCCGGCGGCGGCAGCGGCAAGAAATCTGGCGGCTTCCTTTCCGCTTTGTTCGGCGGTGGCGGCGACGACGAAGCCGACGACAGCGCCGATGTCGAGACCGCTTCGGCCGCCCCTGCGCCCAAGCCGAGAGACCTGAAGCCGGCCGCGAGCGCCAAGAGCAGCAACCTGCCGGGCATCGCCATCGTGGCGCCCGAGAAGGCGCAGCGCGCCAACATTCCGCAGATCGCCGAGGAGCAGGCTCCGGAACCGGAAAAGGATACGCCGGAGACGATCATCGCCGCGCTGCCGGCCAAGGAGATTCCGCTGCCTGATTTCGCGCCGCGGCCGAAGGTCGACGTCGGCGCGCAGCCTGAGAACGTTCCGTTTGCCATGGCGGATGCGACCGCGACCACCGAGCAGGCCGTGGCGACCGCGCAGGCGCCGGCGAACATGCCGTTCGGCAAGGCTGACCCCGCAGCGCTCGCGGCTGCGGCTGCCGCCGATCCGGCGCAGGTTGCCGTCAACAACATCCCCTTGCCGACATGGCGTCCCGAACGCACGCTGCCGGCGGATCTCGCGCCGCCGCCCAGCAAGGATGTGCTGATGGCGCTGGCGGATACGGCCGAACAGGGCAAGACCGCGACGGATGCGTTCTCGGTGCTGCCCTCGGCACGGCCCGAGCCGGCCAAGCCGGACGCCGTCAAGGCCGTGCTCGAAGAGGCCAACGCGCAGGTCGGCAATGCCGTCGAATACAAGCAGGTCGGCAATGCCGACGAATACAAGGTTGCGTCGCTGGCCGAAGAGCCGCGCTCGGCCTTCAACGACCCGTCAGGTGTCGATGCCGCATCGCCGCGTCAGGCCGTTGCCGCCCGTCCCGCCGGGTCAGATCCGGCCGCCGCGATCGGCGCCGGCGTGAAGACGACCCGCAAGGAAGCCAGGGCCACCGCCCGCGACCAGAAGCCAGGTCCCAGGGCCATGGTGGTCGCCGCCGCGCCCCAGGCGGCCCGTTGGGCGCTGACCAGCGGCGACAAGGTCGCCGCCGTTTCGAGCGCGACGACGGCGCCTGGCTACGCCTACAATATTGTGCACACGCCGCCGAGCGAGGTCTATACGGCCGGCTTCCAGACCGACGCCCAGGCGCCAGACCCCAGCCGCTTCACCGGCAACGCCGTCAAGTTCCTGTCGGTCGCCCGCTTCCAGACGAAGTAA